The Lycium barbarum isolate Lr01 chromosome 10, ASM1917538v2, whole genome shotgun sequence genome includes a region encoding these proteins:
- the LOC132615393 gene encoding uncharacterized protein LOC132615393, translated as MLVMGISLQFLMDLVVAGFSLMVGLGIFAFIASILCSAAFYQNAKQLS; from the coding sequence ATGTTGGTGATGGGAATAAGCTTGCAATTCTTGATGGACTTGGTGGTTGCTGGTTTTTCCCTCATGGTTGGGTTGGGAATTTTCGCTTTCATTGCTTCAATCTTATGCTCTGCTGCTTTCTACCAGAACGCCAAGCAACTTTCTTGA